TTATTCTGTTTTCAGTCCAGTTATAGATTTAACATCTTTAACAAGAATAAGCAGATTTATCGACTAAGTGCAGAATTTTaacagtttatatttatatacgaGTACAAATGCACTGCGACTCACAGCTTTATAGAATTATTGTGttctcagttttatttacataaagCAACCGTTCATTTTCCTTCACGCTCAGGTCTCACTTCCTGTGCTTTTCAGTTGAACTCTGCAACGGACACAAAGGAGGAATCAAAACCACATAAATATATACGAAACACGTTTTTTACGAACTTTAAGAACAGTTGATCATTGATCTTGTGTTTTAACGAACCTGGAGTCTCCAAACCAAAAAGGTCACGAAGGCTCCGTAGACGCAGCTCTTGATGATGAACACACCGTAGGAGAGCTTGGCTTTCGTTGTGATCCTCAGATATTCTTCTGCAGAAAGGTTCAAACATTTAGATGAGGGACATGATTCAAGGAGGAAACATCCAGTGCTCTTTGTGGAGACGGTTGAtgtgagcagcagtgaggtGAACAATGAATAACTGAATAATGTATTTACCTCTGGTCAGGATGTCTGGAGCTGGTAGAAAAATAAGAAACGCATTAGATTAGAACAGAAGATTATTTAACGTGTTTGTCCAGATCAGGTTTAGGACATGAACGAACCTGGTTCACCAAAGATTAGAGGTGATGAATGATTGGTATAATCCTTCCCATTGAAGAAACTGACGATGCACTCAAATTTACGCTCGGGTTTGTACCAGTCTTCGGCAGCGACCCTCAGCCGGCTGGTGATTTTGTAGGATTTGCCATCCCGCAGGGCAGCTTCATCTGTTGCTACACCACTGGTGACGGTTTGTTCGTCAACCTGCCAGAATACACTGACATGGTCCGGGTAGAAATCACTGGCCACACAAACTAAGGTCTTCTGTCTTTCATTGTCCAGAGGGTTTCGACACTCTTTTGCTGATGGTTTGAGAACCGTCACATTTGGTGCCTTGACTTCATGCTCTGGTGGAGACAAAGACATAAAACGATTCAATTAAAAATCAAACGTAGATCTACAACAAACCAAAGTGCAGCAGCAAACTCTAAATGACATGTGACGTCTTGATACAAGAATTTAGATCATGAACATTGAGGTTAAACAGAACACTGAGCATTAGCATCAAATACAGTAATCACAGGTCAGATAGCTCACACTGAGAGTAATGACGATTTAACTCCTTCAGAAACGTGTTTGTtcgttttttaaataatcttacCGAGAACTGTGAGTTTGGTTCCCTCTCCAAACTCAGCAGGATAACCTCCAGAGCACACTGCTGACTCGCATGTGAAAAACTGACAAGTTCCTACAGTACAATACGAGTTTTGTGCCAAACTTATGCAATTTGTCCCTTTTACATGCAAAGAAAGGCATCTTCTGaatattttacagctttaatataataaaacagtGAGTTTAGTGgctgaacttaaaaaaaaaacatatgttaATTTCCGTTTTTAGttaagaaatgtttatttgcacTTTTGAATGTAATCCtgagcaaaacaaataatagCACAgttaaattacacttttataaatgaattttgaattttgttcTTACCTAACACTGTCAGTTTAGTGCCGCTGCCAAAGTAAGCTGGGTAGTTGTTGTTCACACTGATACAAGGCTACAGAAAAAACTGCTCAACCACTCTGCACTGAAAGCTGCAGACTTTTATCAGATAAACTTAAAAACTGTTCTGCAGACAAACATGtagaaataacacattttcacactcaATAAGATTGGATGTTAacaattttttacatttttgactCGAGTCACATTTAAACCTGGTATAAATCAGTATTGGCAGATAAATGCTC
The sequence above is drawn from the Hippoglossus hippoglossus isolate fHipHip1 chromosome 22, fHipHip1.pri, whole genome shotgun sequence genome and encodes:
- the LOC117755670 gene encoding M1-specific T cell receptor beta chain-like — translated: MSLCSYSEAYFGSGTKLTVLEHEVKAPNVTVLKPSAKECRNPLDNERQKTLVCVASDFYPDHVSVFWQVDEQTVTSGVATDEAALRDGKSYKITSRLRVAAEDWYKPERKFECIVSFFNGKDYTNHSSPLIFGEPAPDILTREEYLRITTKAKLSYGVFIIKSCVYGAFVTFLVWRLQSSTEKHRK